From the genome of Neospora caninum Liverpool complete genome, chromosome III:
GGCATGACTGCCACATGTCCACTTCCTTTGTCGTAGCACATCGCGCAACTCCAGCTCGCGACGGTTCGAGCATATTCTTGTCCTGCGGTGCACCAGGTGAAAGTGATGCAGCAGCAAACAGGGGTCGGCCCGGAGTCGCTGAATCCCTCGCACCACTAAAAGACAATATCAATCACGGATCTGTAGACGCGAGGCTTGtaatacatacatacagatgCATACACGCATAGAGATGTGAGGACGCAATCACCTGCATGGTTAGATGAAAAGTGGTAATCGGGCATACGTAAGGGAATACATAATAGTTTTCCGACCAAACCAGGCCTGCGACAATAGGCGCCGCTCGTGATTCTAAAACCTCAATCGGCAGTCGAGGTAAATGCCTCATTGGTATAGCAAAGTCACGCCCTGTCGCAAAGGGACTGCCGCACAACAAAACGGCGGGTCGCAGAGCAGCGACGCCGACACTTGGGGGGAAAAATGAGTGTGCCAGTAGAAGCATCGATTGAAGGGTGCATTTATACCGAGGAATTCGTCACTATTTCTTTGGTACGCCTTTTGAGGAgctcttccttgtctctcctgatAAAGAGGGTCCGGACTTGCAGACGCGACACACTAAATCGTGGCAACATCGTTTCTCTGGGGCTCACCGGAGCCAACGCGCTGCAAGAGCTAccgttgcatgcatgcacttaCGCTCGCTGGGGCGTTTTGCGTGGACCGAGCCCACCAGTGCATGCGGAGGCGAATTGCGGGAGTTACGACGTCTTTCCCGGTCTCGGACTCCAAAGGTACACTAGCATTTTCTCCCGATTTTCCCGAAAGACATTCCTCTGTCGTGGTTTTCCCAGTTCACACTCGCAGCGGACCGGTGTTACCGTTAGCCGTCGTGAATTCTCAGTCGGTGGACTGTCTGATCAGCTTGTTAACGGACGGGAAACTGGTACCGTCGTGGCAGTCCTGAAGCATCAAGCGTGCTCGAAGGCGGCTCCGGGTATTCATTATAATTTGTACGCCCATTCTTTTTGCTCAGCAACCACTTGGTTCACATTTATCGTGAATTAACCGGGGGCTTTAACATTCACCGACGAACCGCCGTCTGATATCGCGTGCTGTGTTGCTTCACCGTGTAGCGTTTTCGAGACGTGCTGTGGCTCGTTGCCTGCCCTTGAAAGGATTTTCAGCCGAGCATATACATCGCCCACGGTGAAACGACTTTGTCCTGCATACGCACGCGGAGAGTCGAGAGTCGACAGAGTAACGGCTCAGTGCGCCCAAAGCGTAGCGTTTGTTGTGTCTGCAGTCTGTTTCTCCACAATGGACCCAACAGTGCTTCTCCAGGGTAGGTTAAACGTGGGTAGTTCCTTTGTCATGAGGACCCTTATCTGTCTCTTTACTTACTGCGGGTGAAGGTCTCAGCGCATGTGATGCCAAATCGGGGACGCTGGCTGCGATTCTCCGCAGCGGAACTCACTGTTGCACTACTAAATTTTTGCGACGAATCGGCTGTTCATTTTTGTCGTTTTGCCCGAAGCTTCTGTGACTGTTGATGTCTCCTGCTTTACAGAGCCACTGGATATCGTAAGGGTGAGCCTGGACGACCGTGTAACAATCAAGTGTAGAGGAGACCGGGAAGTAATGGGCAAGCTGCACGTAAGTTTTTGCTGGGTATTCTCGTGACTCAGTGGACCAGGCCTCGACTGGTGTGGTATCAGTGGGGATGGCCTCTGGCTGTATTCATCCTGTCTGTATGCACGCGGTATGTAAAGTAGacgcagaggacgagaaacgtAACTGTTGAAGAAGGGTTGTTCAAAAAAGCGTAGAAGCTACGATGATTCATTGCACGGGGAAGTACACCCAGCAGTTGGTGTACGGAAGTCTTCAGATGTCGGTTAATCGTTTGGTCACACTGTATGAAAGAATCGGGAATTTAAGGGTGACCGGATACAACATGCTGCTTCTTTGGTCCGAGGTTAGCGGAAGCCGCATGTATTATTtggagcgcatgcaccacGCCTGTCGTGCATGTCATTCAACAGATCTGCTCGCATGCGCAATCGAAAACGAATTGCGGTGTAAATCGACGTGTATGACTTGGTGACACACAGAGCTGCTGAGTAGCGACAGTGTGTGATGATATGACATGTTGAAAGTCGTCCGTATTTGAAGCAGCAGTGCATTAGTTTGTGCTGTTCGATGTCGTTCATTGTACACAAGGATATGGCGTTACACAAGTGCGGGTTTGGGGGGGACatttctcgtgtctctcagGCGTACGATATGCACTTAAACATGGTACTGGGCGATGTTGAAGAAGTCGCCACAACTGTAACGACCGACCCGCTCACCGGTGACGAACAGACTAAGGTAGGATCCAACTTTTTCTCGCTGACAACACGGGGGGATATTTTGCGTCTACGGTGCAGTAGGTAGCCGTGTTTCTGCAACAGGGCACGGCACGGGGATTGCCAGCTGCCATCTGTGACCCCAGTGAAGTTGCAGAAGCGCCACCAACCACATTTCAGATGGGTGCATTAGCCTCTTGAGTGTGCGGACTTTTTACTTACGAACATGCAGTGGGTGCCAGCGGGGCGCCGCAGGTCTAGCAGCCTTGCGGACGGTGCCAGCGTTCCTTTACGGACTATTCTGCACTTTTCAGTTGGTCGTTGGGTGAAGATTTAAACTCTTCAAACGGCTGTGTCCCCAAAACGCCAACGAGTGCATTGGCAGATGGTCTTTCTCGACGGTACGACTCGGTACTTATCGTGCTCCGCGAACTCTCGATTCATGTTCTATTCACAGAAGACCACTCGGCGGCTTCCACTTATCTTCTTACGTGGAGATGCAATCATCCTCGTGGCGCCAGTGAGCCGTAATAAATCATGAAACCAGCACCGCAGTAGTGACGCACACCGTGCTGCAGATTGCACTCTGCCGACCGACCGCTTATAACAACGGGTTAATCTCGAATTGCTTACAGCAGACCGGAGGAGCGCCAAtgacaagaagaggaggcgaggagacttTCGCGAACCTATGTCGCTATGAGCCATACACTATGAGGGTCCATCACAGCCCAGCCCGCAGCTGGATAGGTGATGTCTTGCTGATGAGGTGTAAACAGCTGCTTCTGGCACTtctggcgacgaggaagtgCCAAATGTTCACACTCGCTTTCGTCGGTTCCCTGAAAACGAGTCCTGCGTGCTCTTCTGAACTCGACTGGGCGTTGGTGATAGTTACTCGTGTTAAACGTGGATTGTGTGGTTATTTCTTCGGTTTCAAACGGTAGTTGTGAGTGTGTGCTGTGGCAGTTAGCTGAAGTGACTCAGCTCGGATGGGCCGACCGTTTTTGATCAGACTGCTCTGCATGATCTAGGGCAGTTTTGATCTGAAATGCGGAGCAATTACCAAATGCCCCTCGGTACGGAGTTTGCTTATGGGTGTTTTAACGGTGTCGGAAAGTGTCTATGAGATCCGTAGTATATGGTagcttcctccctcttctctgtttccaccccttgctttctttcccccGCTCTTTTTAAGAGGCTGCATCCCAgtgcgcgtctcgcgatCCCAGAATGGCGtaggaaacaggagaacgTGCCGATAGTGCAGGCTGCATCTCTTCCAGCGTGCTAACAGCGGCTCAGTGAAGAAAgactcgtcttcgtcccttcAGGGTGAGCCCCAGGGAAATTCTTGCTCTGCATTTAGTTGGTCCTCGGTTCATACGTGAGACGTCGAAATTATGTCACGGGGATTTCAGGAGACTACCTGCTGCCATTGAGAAAATGTGTCTCTGCACAAGCTTCCGGTGGAGAATGAATTTTTTTTCCGGCACGCGGCGGCGATCTCCTGGAATTCAGCGTTGATGGTTTTGTACTTCACTTTAAATATTTCTTCGGCAATACGTTGGTGTGCTGACCACGACCCCATAAGCCGTGCAGGTCCTTCAGTGAGGAATTCTGTTTACCGTATTTGGCACCAGGGCAACGTGAGGTTTTTTACGATAGGATATAGGACACACAAAATTAGGGCGGCTGCGACTAAGGCAGAGAACGTGAGTGAGACGCGCCCGTAGAGTAGAGTCGCATAGTAATGGTGACAAGGAATTCATGCGAGGTAACTCTTCTCAGTTGAGTGACGAGTCCAAAAGGGGGACTTTGCCGCATATTTTATCACTCAGTGAAGAACATGGTCGCCGAAAAGGAGATGAGAGGTAATGGTTTCCTTGGGGGGACAATATTGTGAGCTAAAACATAAGAGTCGAGAAGCGTTTTGCTGATCACTTGTGGTACTTAGCACTCTTGGAAAAGGCCTTATTCTGTTCAGCGTATCACACCACAGTCAACTGACTACTGTGAAATTGTGTTGCTGAGAATATCGCAACCTCGCTGATCAAAGATTCCCAAGATAACACGGACTACATAActtttcttgcttcttgACTTTCGTGGTCCACGGAATAACCCACTTCACTTCTAAAAAGTATATCCTCTATAATGTGGCTAGAAGCTGATTGTGTACATTACTGGTGAATTTGAGGCTTTCTATCGGACTTCTTATACAATATCAGCCAGCTTGTTTTCTGGATGTCAACTACGGTACTTAAAATCAAGGGTAACAAACTCCGACACATGCAATTGAGCTGTGCTGACACGTTTCACTGGCACACTGGGAAGAATAAAATGCTTGGATTAGATGGAGGGATTTTACCCATAAAGCGGTTTGTCCTTCCAGGTAAATGCCAGAGGCGGCAAGCCATGGTATACTATGATATTATTTATACCAGGCAACCAGTTACATTTCTGTGCAGGGATCGTCAGACCTTCGCGGCTCAGTGGCTCATACATCGCGGAACAATAAAAATGGTGTCGCACTGAAGTCAACACGTTCGGGCGTTCCAAGGCACCTACAGTAACAGCAGAATAGGGCTTTTCTACTGAAGGCATTTCTTTGTATGGGTGGATGGTTTTAGGCTGTTTGTGCTGACAGTGGTTTAGGCACAACTACCCCAACAGCCCCACCTTTTCCTCAGGCCGACTGCTAGGCCGACACAGGAAACGTCCCCTATGCTGAGTGCGCGATGTTACGACGTAAGTCACCAATACTACGGCTAGGAAGCGTGGTCAGGGCCTAGATTCGCATTCCTCTGAGGATGGGTGGGTCACGAGAATTTGCAATGATGGACGCAGTCCCTTGTAAGCCGTGACCATGCTGGCCCGAGCACGCTCATATGCGATGGGTAAGTGCCGCGTGAAGCCAAATGAGGGTTTCATGTGCGTACTGTTTACAATGATGTCTATTCGAGTACCGAGCGGGTTATTGGACAGTGTTTCCTCGGCTGTTGCTGCACTGAAAATCGCCATATTTCTTTCATTGAACGGCCGCTCCGGATAGGAGTCGCTCCTTTCAGATGTACCTGAAGATGGTAAATTCTGTGCACAGGTCGTACCCTCTCTTTTCAACAACGCTTCCGCCTGCGCATATTTCCGCAAAATGATTTTCCTCATgtgggaaagagagagttATTCTACTACCCTTACGACAGACACAGACTACTAGCTTCAGTCACGCGGATTGGGCGTTTTTCCCAATTCCGGAGAGATGTCCTTCAATGTTGACATCGCTCCATAACGTCTCAAGTAGCGAGTACTAATTCGAAGTTCGCTGTTGCAGCACGCGGATGATTACACACGGGAGGCAACAGACAGGATGTCAAATTGACTCTCTGTACGGTGATGAGCGCTACCGAAACCGGAACCGTAAGACGATGTCTGACGTCAGCAGCCTAAGCGAGACAGTTTCTCCACACTGAACAGTTCACAGAGTAGCGGCGGTTCGGGAGAATATTCCTCGCTGTTCTAGAGCGTCGGCCAACACTGTAACTTATACTTCGCCAGTGCGTGCCCGCCCTACGGAATTTCTatggaaagaaagagaatcGTTTTGTAGGTAGCTGTCCAACAGGACACATCTACCCCATTGCTGCGGATAGAGGTGACGTACgggtcttttctcgccgcggGAAACGCAGCGGCTAGTGGACGTCTACGCCCTGTCCTTGCCGACTTCTTGTCGTCCTTCAGAAGAACGGCTTCACTGTGAC
Proteins encoded in this window:
- a CDS encoding deha2e04510p, related, which codes for MDPTVLLQEPLDIVRVSLDDRVTIKCRGDREVMGKLHAYDMHLNMVLGDVEEVATTVTTDPLTGDEQTKKTTRRLPLIFLRGDAIILVAPVSRNKS